Sequence from the Gemmobacter sp. 24YEA27 genome:
TCACGCGGGGATTTGATCTCGATTGACTTCTTCTCGGTCCAGATGGGTCCGAAGGCAAAACGCGTTCAGATGATCTTTGTCGAAATATGCACCGCCGCTCTCATGGTGGCCCTGCTGATCTATTCGCAGAAGCTGCTGGATGTGGTGGCGATCAAGCGCGCCCCGGCGACCGGCATTCCCTATGGCTGGGTCTATCTGGCGCTGCCGACCTTCTGCGTGGCGGGGCTTTATTTCATCTTTGAGCGCGCGGTGAAGACGCGCCTCTTCGCGGCGAGCACCGCCGACAGCGGCAAGAGGGCCTGATCCATGCTGATGCTTCTGACCCTTGCGCTGGTTCTGTTCGCGCTGATGTTTCTTGCCGTGCCGATTGCGATTTCGCTGGGGCATCGCCTCGCTTGTCATCATCCTGATCTGGGACACGCCCGGCTTTGTGCTGGCGCAAAAGATGCTGAACGGGATCGACAGCTTCCCGCTGCTCGCGGTGCCCTTCTTCATCCTCGCCGCCTCCATCATGAATGCAG
This genomic interval carries:
- a CDS encoding TRAP transporter small permease subunit; translation: SRGDLISIDFFSVQMGPKAKRVQMIFVEICTAALMVALLIYSQKLLDVVAIKRAPATGIPYGWVYLALPTFCVAGLYFIFERAVKTRLFAASTADSGKRA